TGTCTTGCAGCCAACCAGGATGTGTTTAAGGTTTGCTGAAGATGGGCAGAGTGGGCACGTTGGATCTTCTCCGTACCATTGTTGAAGGTTACTGGGAGATGGCAAGACATCATACGTTGCTCGTAAGATGAAGCTGGTGTGAAATGCTTCCATACTCCACAGTTCCTTCCAAGAGAACTTCCTTCTCTCAACTCCCTCCCACCTCATCCACTGTCCCTGTTTCGATTGGGAGACAGCCTTTGCGCACCTTGTTGCCTGCTCTTGCCGGTGCACCTCCTCAACGACCAGACCTCTGCGCTGAGATGGAACTGCCTTGTGCCAAGATGGTCCGCTCTCTCCGAGGCCaaagcctcctctcccctgttgtACAAGGCCAATGATGTCACGGTGCCTTAGGTCTGCCTTTGCCTGCTGTGTAGCTGCGCTTGGAGTCCATTTCCTTCCGGTCGCCAGAGTAGGAGCTGTTTGGGCTACACATGGGTCACGGGATTCCGTTAGTGTCATTTCCAGCCTTACTTTGGAGCACTTGAATTCCTCTGTGAGACTGGACACAGGCAGCTCCAGAATACCTCTTCCATACAACCCTATGTTGCTGAAGCACCTGGGAAGACCCAGCCACCTTTTGGCAAACGAGCTGATCAACCTCATGATCCTCAACCTCATAGATGGTAAGAGGCCACATCAGCCGGGGTAGAAGACCGAATTGGAGGCACCAGAGCTTTAACCTGCCAGGAAGCAAGGACTTGTCGATTCTCTCAAGGCCGCAGATTGTGTCGTGCCTAAGCTGGTCCACTTGAACTTTGTCCTTGAGGTTGGCATCGTACCAGCGCCCTAAGCTCTTCACTGGGTTCTCTGACACTGTTGGTATGGGTTCCTCGCCGATGTAAAAGCGCTGCTCTGACAGCTTACCCTTGACAACTGATATGCTCCTGGATTTGCTTGGCTTTATCTTCATCCGGGCCCACTCAATGTTCTCCTGGAGCTTTTTCAGCAGTTGTCTAGTGCATGGCATGGTTGTTGTGAGTGTGGTCATGTCATCCATGTACCCTCTGATGGGAGGGAGACGAAGACCAGCTTTGAGCTGCTGACCTCCTACCACCCATCGAGAAGCTTGGATGATGACCTCCATTGCCATGGTGAAGGCCAGAGGGGAGATGGTGCATCCTGCCATGATCCCTATATCCAAACGCTGCCATGCTGTGGTGTACTCCTCAGTTGTGAGGCATAGCTGGACGTCCTGGAAATAGGATTTGACAAGAGTGGTGATAGCCTGAGGGATGCTGAACAGGTCAAATGCAGTCCACAGGAGATTATGAGGAACTGAACCAAAGGCGTTGGCGAGGTCCAAGAACACGACATGGAGATCTCTTCCCT
The Hypomesus transpacificus isolate Combined female chromosome 22, fHypTra1, whole genome shotgun sequence genome window above contains:
- the LOC124484356 gene encoding LOW QUALITY PROTEIN: uncharacterized protein LOC124484356 (The sequence of the model RefSeq protein was modified relative to this genomic sequence to represent the inferred CDS: inserted 2 bases in 1 codon), which codes for MPPIHPPEHQLDVCPPKWSEVERTVRRARAASSPGPKGVPYRFYKNAPDVLRFLWRLMKVVWRKQTIPTAWRRAGGVLIPKEEDAADISQFRHISLLNVEGKIFFSIVAQRLAAYLDRNKYIDTTVQKAGIPGFSGCLEHTNMIWHQIQAAKKEGRDLHVVFLDLANAFGSVPHNLLWTAFDLFSIPQAITTLVKSYFQDVQLCLTTEEYTTAWQRLDIGIMAGCTISPLAFTMAMEVIIQASRWVVGGQQLKAGLRLPPIRGYMDDMTTLTTTMPCTRQLLKKLQENIEWARMKIKPSKSRSISVVKGKLSEQRFYIGEEPIPTVSENPVKSLGRWYDANLKDKVQVDQLRHDTICGLERIDKSLLPGRLKLWCLQFGLLPRLMWPLTIYEVEXIMRLISSFAKRWLGLPRCFSNIGLYGRGILELPVSSLTEEFKCSKVRLEMTLTESRDPCVAQTAPTLATGRKWTPSAATQQAKADLRHRDIIGLVQQGRGGFGLGESGPSWHKAVPSQRRGLVVEEVHRQEQATRCAKAVSQSKQGQWMRWEGVERRKFSWKELWSMEAFHTSFILRATYDVLPSPSNLQQWYGEDPTCPLCPSSANLKHILVGCKTGLTQGRYTWRHNQVLKCLAAMLETRRTTINALPPSSHPTSARGFICEGAKPTKTKASTTSDLGQLGGARDWRLVVDLSQRLYFPPEIATTNLRPDLVLWSSSTKKVYIIELTVPWEDAVEEAYERKSLKYAELAADAEQRGWKAKVCPVEVGCRGFVGKTTTRLLRDLGIRGQAQRQAIKALSSAAEWASRWLWVKRKDATWTPK